The bacterium genome includes a region encoding these proteins:
- a CDS encoding beta-galactosidase: protein MKKFIKRILMTVLVVISGITLILTIFLTSVRNPQKPERFTYGITFSRPFTEKLGLDWKETYIAILDELNIKTIRLVAYWSEIEPREGNFDFEGLDWQISQAKKRNIGVMLAFGQKLPRWPECHYPAWLQKDTDEKMREGLDATEHEKLLRYLRATMEHYKDENAITHWQIENEPFLPFGICPVLNEDFFGQEVALVRSMEPSRSLVISESGEFSTWIGAARLADVIGSTLYRVVWWQSTGYVRYPIPEWFYWKKTILIKWLYPSVKDIVVIELQGEPWAHLQIYENTIEEMMKSMPPAQFIENLRYARDSRFATQYVWGAEWWYWMKTKHQVPFYWDYAGQIFKE, encoded by the coding sequence ATGAAAAAGTTTATAAAAAGAATTTTAATGACGGTACTGGTAGTCATTTCGGGAATTACACTAATACTTACTATTTTTTTAACGTCGGTTCGTAATCCCCAAAAACCCGAACGTTTCACATATGGCATTACGTTCTCGAGACCATTTACCGAAAAGCTTGGCCTTGATTGGAAAGAAACCTATATAGCCATACTCGACGAACTTAACATAAAAACAATACGGCTTGTTGCCTATTGGTCGGAAATTGAACCAAGGGAAGGCAATTTTGACTTTGAGGGTCTCGACTGGCAGATCTCCCAGGCAAAAAAAAGGAACATTGGCGTGATGCTAGCATTCGGGCAGAAACTTCCGCGATGGCCGGAGTGCCATTACCCAGCATGGCTTCAAAAAGATACGGATGAAAAAATGCGAGAAGGTCTAGACGCTACGGAACACGAAAAGCTGCTGCGTTATCTGCGCGCCACCATGGAACACTACAAGGACGAGAATGCGATAACCCATTGGCAGATAGAGAACGAACCATTCTTGCCGTTTGGCATCTGTCCCGTTCTTAATGAAGATTTCTTTGGCCAGGAGGTTGCGCTTGTCCGTTCGATGGAACCCTCGCGGAGCCTGGTTATATCGGAATCCGGAGAATTCTCCACATGGATTGGCGCCGCAAGGCTCGCCGATGTTATCGGCTCAACGCTCTACCGCGTGGTGTGGTGGCAATCAACCGGTTATGTGCGCTATCCAATCCCCGAATGGTTCTATTGGAAAAAAACCATTTTGATAAAATGGCTCTATCCCTCGGTGAAAGACATCGTGGTCATTGAGCTTCAGGGAGAGCCGTGGGCGCATCTGCAGATATACGAGAACACGATCGAAGAGATGATGAAGTCCATGCCTCCCGCGCAGTTCATAGAGAATCTTCGCTACGCGCGCGATTCGCGCTTTGCGACGCAGTATGTGTGGGGAGCAGAATGGTGGTACTGGATGAAAACGAAACATCAAGTTCCTTTTTATTGGGATTATGCCGGGCAAATATTCAAAGAGTAG
- a CDS encoding FAD-dependent oxidoreductase produces MSKANYDVAIIGSGPAGMFAALELTRRKPGVRTIVFEKGPLRTFDEKANLTCGWGGSGAFSDGKLNHTALSGGQLRDFMTQEEFESVMRDVDRAYLEFGGDKKLVDATSDQVADLRRRVIAADMELVHFPIRHLGTDKSRIIVDNIRKHIEEKGVEVKVNSGVSHINPGMGVFEVVCENGNRFTAQKVIIAPGRGGAEWFQEEARRLGLAMENNGVDIGVRVEVRDEIMKPVTDLVYELKVLYFSKTYRDKVRTFCMCPSGFVAMENYRGLTTVNGHSAKDIKSGNTNFAVLVTKTFTEPFNDPLEYARSVSGLANLLAGGSVLVQRLGDLKDHRRSTTEKIRSSFVSPTLAEAVPGDLSLALPHRHLVSIIEILEALDAIVPGVAGDSTLLYGAEVKFYSNRIKVQHGGFETMIPGLFVAGDGSGYTRGLMQSSMHGVVVARHIAERI; encoded by the coding sequence ATGTCAAAAGCAAATTACGATGTAGCTATCATAGGGTCCGGTCCTGCCGGCATGTTTGCTGCGCTTGAACTGACGCGGCGTAAGCCGGGTGTCAGGACCATAGTGTTTGAAAAAGGACCGCTACGGACGTTTGATGAAAAAGCGAATCTCACCTGCGGGTGGGGAGGGTCCGGCGCATTTTCCGACGGGAAGCTGAATCACACGGCGCTATCCGGCGGGCAACTGCGCGATTTTATGACCCAGGAAGAATTCGAGAGCGTCATGCGCGATGTCGATCGCGCGTATCTTGAGTTCGGCGGAGACAAAAAACTCGTGGATGCGACATCCGACCAAGTAGCAGACCTCCGGCGTCGGGTCATTGCCGCAGACATGGAACTCGTACACTTTCCTATTCGGCACCTTGGCACAGATAAATCTCGCATCATTGTTGATAACATCAGAAAACATATAGAAGAGAAGGGCGTAGAGGTTAAGGTGAATAGCGGCGTTTCCCACATTAACCCCGGTATGGGTGTTTTTGAAGTGGTGTGCGAGAACGGAAATCGTTTCACGGCCCAGAAGGTTATCATTGCTCCCGGCCGCGGAGGTGCTGAATGGTTCCAGGAAGAGGCCAGGCGACTTGGGCTTGCGATGGAGAACAATGGCGTGGATATCGGCGTGCGGGTGGAAGTGCGGGATGAGATCATGAAACCGGTTACGGATCTCGTGTATGAATTGAAAGTGCTTTATTTCTCAAAGACCTATCGGGACAAAGTTCGGACGTTTTGCATGTGCCCTTCAGGATTTGTTGCGATGGAAAATTATCGGGGGCTTACGACGGTAAATGGCCACAGCGCCAAAGATATAAAATCAGGTAACACAAATTTTGCGGTGCTGGTAACCAAAACCTTCACCGAGCCGTTTAATGACCCTCTGGAATATGCGCGTTCCGTATCAGGCCTTGCAAATCTTCTTGCCGGAGGAAGCGTTCTGGTCCAGCGTCTCGGAGATCTCAAAGACCACCGCAGAAGCACGACAGAAAAGATCAGAAGTTCCTTCGTTTCCCCGACTCTTGCGGAGGCTGTGCCGGGGGATTTGAGTCTCGCGCTTCCACACAGGCATCTGGTGTCCATTATCGAGATACTTGAAGCGCTTGATGCTATTGTGCCGGGCGTTGCGGGCGACTCGACCCTGCTTTACGGTGCGGAAGTGAAGTTCTACTCAAACCGTATCAAGGTGCAACACGGCGGATTTGAAACGATGATCCCGGGCCTTTTTGTCGCCGGAGATGGTTCCGGATACACGCGCGGCCTCATGCAATCCTCCATGCATGGCGTTGTTGTGGCACGACATATCGCGGAGCGGATTTGA
- a CDS encoding iron-sulfur cluster assembly scaffold protein, whose protein sequence is MSTNLTAFKRIWELSKDSPYMAKIDNPDFAFSGDNAVCGDWMELAFRMHKDGSTKLTTGKIAEARFLHTGCAVSAVAASVLMEYAEGKTLDEVRKVTPEEQLKLFGAPVSPARIKCALLPLEVLKMDPKKKR, encoded by the coding sequence ATGTCAACAAACCTTACCGCATTCAAGCGTATATGGGAATTAAGCAAGGATTCGCCGTATATGGCAAAAATAGATAATCCTGATTTTGCCTTCTCCGGAGATAACGCGGTGTGCGGGGATTGGATGGAGCTTGCGTTTCGGATGCATAAAGATGGTTCGACAAAGCTCACCACGGGCAAAATCGCCGAGGCTCGATTTTTGCACACGGGGTGCGCCGTAAGCGCGGTTGCCGCCTCCGTTCTTATGGAATACGCGGAAGGAAAAACGCTGGATGAGGTTCGGAAAGTCACGCCAGAGGAACAGTTAAAGCTTTTTGGTGCTCCCGTAAGTCCCGCCCGCATCAAGTGCGCGCTTTTGCCGCTTGAAGTTCTGAAGATGGATCCGAAGAAAAAAAGGTAG
- a CDS encoding SIMPL domain-containing protein (The SIMPL domain is named for its presence in mouse protein SIMPL (signalling molecule that associates with mouse pelle-like kinase). Bacterial member BP26, from Brucella, was shown to assemble into a channel-like structure, while YggE from E. coli has been associated with resistance to oxidative stress.), whose product MEDKKHEEAGTHDSCCGSDGCRCGGSCVENGECGSFASRTSRWMGHNCRTCLCILGAVAGIFLAVWTVAKSLEVKHLLNYGPAGIVQHTVTFSATGKSAVSPDTAEIELSVLTEGKTPQDVQQENAKKMNAIIEFVKSSKIDAKDIKTAAYSLYPKYEYLRGQSNISGYTLTQSLRVKLHDLKQVGVILEGATTRGANQVGDVRFFVDDPDKFKEEASKEAFKKVDLKARELSRLAGVKLGRIISFSESGGDMPPPVFYGKAEAIGMGGGGAGSPQLEEGLQDISVTVSVTYRIE is encoded by the coding sequence ATGGAAGATAAAAAACACGAAGAAGCCGGAACGCACGATTCCTGTTGTGGTTCCGATGGATGCAGGTGCGGCGGTTCTTGTGTAGAAAATGGAGAATGCGGCTCCTTTGCAAGCCGAACCTCACGCTGGATGGGACATAATTGCAGAACGTGCCTTTGTATTTTGGGAGCAGTCGCGGGTATATTTTTGGCGGTCTGGACAGTGGCAAAGAGCCTCGAGGTCAAGCACCTATTGAATTACGGACCGGCCGGCATTGTTCAGCATACCGTAACGTTTTCGGCAACAGGAAAATCCGCGGTTTCTCCGGATACTGCCGAGATAGAACTTTCTGTGCTTACCGAAGGAAAAACTCCGCAGGATGTGCAGCAGGAAAATGCAAAAAAGATGAACGCAATAATTGAATTTGTAAAATCAAGTAAGATAGATGCAAAAGACATCAAAACTGCGGCATACTCGCTATATCCTAAATATGAATACCTGCGGGGTCAATCCAATATTTCCGGATATACGCTTACCCAATCTCTGCGGGTGAAGCTGCACGACCTGAAACAAGTGGGTGTTATACTGGAGGGAGCAACGACGCGAGGTGCCAACCAGGTGGGAGACGTTCGTTTTTTCGTAGATGATCCGGATAAATTTAAAGAAGAGGCCAGCAAGGAAGCCTTTAAGAAAGTGGATCTGAAAGCTCGGGAACTTTCGCGTCTTGCCGGCGTAAAGCTTGGACGCATCATCTCGTTCTCCGAATCAGGAGGCGATATGCCGCCTCCCGTGTTCTACGGAAAAGCCGAAGCTATTGGTATGGGAGGTGGAGGCGCAGGCTCTCCACAACTCGAGGAAGGTTTACAGGATATCTCGGTTACCGTCTCGGTTACGTATAGAATCGAATGA
- the rocF gene encoding arginase, giving the protein MPISKIQILGVPMDLGQDRRGVDMGPSAIRAAGLHARLRSLGYDIEDAGNIPAAILETRAFKNPRAKYLEEIAETCRRLARGVTDALQKKSAPLVLGGDHSIAIGTVTGVSRYFQKKGKRIGLIWIDAHADMNTPQTSPSGNVHGMPLACCVGLGPKELTHLAGYAPVVRPQNVVLVGVRDVDVLEKPHVRRSGVKAFTMREIDERGMRAVMEDAVKIVCKETDGFHVSLDMDFVDPSEAPGVGTPIRGGGTYREAHLALEMISDTGGMTSMEIVEVNPILDSSNRTANLAVELAMSAFGKRIM; this is encoded by the coding sequence ATGCCAATATCTAAAATACAAATTCTGGGTGTGCCGATGGACTTAGGTCAAGACCGGCGAGGGGTGGATATGGGACCTTCTGCGATTCGTGCGGCAGGCCTTCATGCAAGATTGCGTTCGCTCGGATATGACATTGAAGATGCGGGAAATATCCCAGCGGCGATATTGGAGACTCGGGCATTTAAAAATCCACGGGCAAAATATCTTGAAGAGATAGCGGAGACCTGCAGGAGGCTTGCAAGGGGCGTGACGGACGCGCTACAAAAAAAGAGCGCGCCGCTCGTGCTTGGGGGAGATCACTCCATCGCCATAGGAACGGTCACGGGTGTCAGCCGCTATTTTCAAAAGAAAGGAAAGCGCATTGGACTTATTTGGATAGATGCGCATGCCGACATGAACACTCCCCAGACAAGTCCCAGCGGCAACGTGCACGGAATGCCGCTTGCTTGCTGTGTGGGGCTTGGACCGAAAGAACTCACGCACCTTGCCGGGTATGCCCCGGTAGTTCGGCCGCAGAACGTGGTACTGGTCGGTGTTCGCGACGTAGATGTGCTAGAAAAACCCCATGTGCGAAGATCGGGGGTCAAAGCCTTTACTATGCGCGAAATTGACGAGCGGGGGATGCGAGCTGTGATGGAGGATGCTGTTAAAATTGTCTGTAAGGAGACGGATGGGTTTCACGTCAGCTTAGATATGGATTTCGTTGATCCCTCGGAGGCCCCCGGGGTCGGCACGCCCATTCGGGGAGGCGGAACATACCGCGAAGCGCATTTGGCGCTGGAAATGATATCCGATACGGGAGGGATGACGTCTATGGAGATCGTGGAGGTAAATCCTATTCTGGATTCCTCAAACCGCACCGCCAATTTAGCGGTAGAACTTGCAATGTCCGCCTTTGGAAAACGAATCATGTGA
- a CDS encoding cysteine desulfurase family protein has product MRRIKPNKKFIYLDHAATTPLDPKVEQEMRLFWSEKFQNPSSIYGGGLETRKAVENARKHIADILHCSSSEVVFTPGGTASDNLAVLGIARAYAGGGKKHIIVSSIEHEAVLEPARQLEKDGFSVTFLKIDKNGLVDPRDVKKALRPDTIFVSVMYANNEIGTIQPIREIAKTIRDFRKIRNPQSARLAETASRGWAIRNPELPYFHTDACQAANYLNLNVQKLGVDLMTLNGSKIYGPKMSGMLYVKSGVRLKPIVFGGGQEKGLWSGTENVPGIVGFARALEIVEKLKSKEVARLTKLRDYFIGKLQNEIKGVVLNGDPARRLPNNIHISVSDVEGEVLVLYLDGVRVETAVGSACTAQSSKPSHVLTALGLSPKKARESLRMTLGRNTSKKNCDDVVEEMKKAIKLLRH; this is encoded by the coding sequence ATGCGAAGAATCAAACCAAACAAAAAATTCATATATCTTGACCACGCCGCAACTACTCCGCTCGACCCAAAAGTAGAACAGGAGATGCGGCTGTTTTGGAGCGAAAAATTCCAAAATCCGTCGAGTATCTATGGAGGAGGACTTGAAACTCGCAAAGCCGTCGAGAATGCCCGGAAACATATCGCCGATATTTTGCATTGCTCGTCATCGGAGGTCGTATTTACGCCCGGAGGAACGGCAAGCGACAATCTTGCGGTATTGGGCATTGCGCGGGCATATGCGGGCGGCGGAAAGAAGCACATCATTGTCTCGTCCATTGAACATGAAGCGGTGCTGGAGCCCGCACGGCAACTTGAGAAAGATGGTTTTTCGGTTACTTTTTTGAAGATTGATAAAAATGGATTGGTAGACCCGCGGGATGTAAAGAAAGCTCTTCGTCCTGATACAATTTTTGTTTCTGTGATGTATGCGAACAACGAGATAGGCACCATTCAGCCGATCCGCGAGATCGCCAAGACTATTCGTGACTTTAGAAAAATTCGCAATCCGCAATCCGCCCGCCTCGCCGAGACGGCGAGTCGAGGCTGGGCAATTCGCAATCCTGAATTACCCTATTTCCATACCGATGCATGCCAAGCTGCAAACTATCTTAATCTCAATGTACAAAAGCTCGGCGTGGACCTTATGACGCTCAACGGCTCAAAGATATACGGTCCGAAAATGAGCGGTATGCTGTATGTGAAAAGCGGGGTAAGGCTCAAACCCATTGTTTTTGGCGGCGGGCAGGAAAAGGGGTTGTGGAGCGGAACTGAAAATGTTCCGGGCATTGTAGGATTTGCGCGTGCGCTGGAGATCGTCGAGAAACTAAAGAGCAAAGAAGTCGCGCGGCTTACAAAACTTCGGGATTATTTTATTGGGAAACTGCAGAATGAAATAAAGGGCGTAGTGCTCAACGGCGATCCCGCTCGTCGCCTTCCCAATAACATCCATATCTCGGTTAGTGATGTTGAAGGAGAGGTTTTGGTTCTATATCTTGATGGGGTGCGAGTAGAGACGGCTGTGGGTTCCGCATGCACCGCGCAAAGCAGCAAGCCGTCGCACGTACTGACTGCTCTGGGCCTTTCTCCAAAGAAAGCCCGGGAGAGTCTCCGCATGACGCTCGGCAGAAACACCTCAAAGAAAAATTGTGATGATGTCGTCGAAGAGATGAAAAAAGCAATTAAACTGCTCCGTCATTGA
- the nth gene encoding endonuclease III, which yields MSRTFLSELSRPWIKNEKPIRKKTRAALIVRYLKSEYPEAKMFLKYGNDIQLLVAVMLSAQCTDKKVNEVTEKLFKKYKTAKDFADADSRILEKDIHSTGFYRAKAKNIKAACRMLVEQFGGNLPRSMQKMLMLRGVARKTANVVLGNAFGIVEGIAVDTHVRRLAQRLGLTKGNTPEKIERDLMVLISKKDWFRLTYLLIEHGRTICISQKPRCTHCLLNRMCPSSRM from the coding sequence ATGTCAAGAACTTTTCTGTCCGAATTGAGCAGGCCTTGGATAAAGAATGAAAAACCGATTAGGAAAAAAACGCGTGCGGCATTGATCGTTCGATATCTGAAGAGCGAATATCCCGAGGCGAAGATGTTTTTGAAATACGGCAATGATATTCAGCTGCTTGTTGCGGTGATGCTGTCGGCACAGTGTACCGACAAGAAAGTGAACGAGGTGACGGAGAAGCTTTTTAAAAAATACAAGACGGCAAAAGATTTTGCGGATGCCGATTCTAGAATACTTGAAAAAGACATACATTCAACCGGTTTTTATCGCGCAAAAGCAAAGAATATCAAAGCTGCTTGTCGGATGCTTGTTGAGCAATTTGGCGGCAATCTTCCCAGGTCGATGCAAAAAATGCTCATGCTTCGCGGTGTTGCCCGTAAGACCGCAAACGTCGTTCTGGGCAACGCTTTCGGCATCGTGGAAGGCATTGCGGTGGATACGCATGTGCGGCGGCTTGCCCAGCGCCTGGGGCTTACCAAGGGAAATACCCCAGAAAAGATAGAGCGGGATCTCATGGTGCTGATATCCAAAAAAGATTGGTTTAGGCTCACCTATCTTCTTATTGAACACGGACGAACCATTTGTATCTCGCAAAAACCCCGATGTACTCACTGTCTCTTGAACAGGATGTGTCCTTCAAGCAGAATGTGA
- a CDS encoding pilin, whose protein sequence is MRKILSKALPTTFVTFPAFSSGNAPTADDAFNYLALMLNRGMYWLASFAFLIAGIMIIISGIKFMFAGGDEEKRRGARHTLIYSIVGVVVVILAQNFITVIKNFFGA, encoded by the coding sequence ATGAGAAAAATTCTTTCCAAAGCCCTTCCTACCACGTTTGTCACCTTCCCGGCATTTTCCTCCGGCAATGCGCCGACGGCGGATGACGCGTTCAATTATCTTGCGCTCATGCTTAATAGAGGCATGTACTGGCTTGCGTCGTTCGCATTTCTCATTGCGGGCATCATGATTATTATCTCCGGCATCAAGTTCATGTTCGCGGGCGGAGACGAAGAAAAGCGCCGGGGCGCAAGGCATACGCTGATTTATTCCATTGTAGGCGTTGTAGTGGTGATTTTGGCGCAAAACTTTATTACGGTCATTAAGAACTTTTTTGGCGCATGA
- a CDS encoding NifU family protein, which translates to MKAKIETQTLKDRIFEVLEKDVKPFLALHGGDAELKKVEEGIVTVALKGACHGCSMAAITFQMGVEQMLIDKFPEEIIGLEYE; encoded by the coding sequence ATGAAGGCAAAAATAGAGACACAAACGCTCAAAGACCGCATTTTCGAGGTGCTGGAAAAAGACGTGAAGCCTTTTTTGGCACTTCACGGAGGCGATGCGGAGTTGAAAAAAGTTGAAGAGGGGATCGTAACGGTAGCGCTCAAAGGCGCATGCCACGGCTGTTCTATGGCGGCCATAACGTTTCAGATGGGCGTTGAGCAGATGCTCATCGATAAATTTCCGGAAGAGATTATTGGGCTGGAATACGAATAA
- a CDS encoding A/G-specific adenine glycosylase, with amino-acid sequence MKKQDFVGKLMAWYRKNGRHTLPWRHTHDPYHILVSEIMLQQTQVGRVVPKYHTFIKQFPTLKKLARASGASVLRAWQGMGFNRRALFLKKCAEACVKEHYGKIPDTYESLHKLSGIGDYTARAVLSFAFKKHVALQDTNIRRIFSRVYFGKNPSAVAEERISSLISRDLPHHDTALYHGALMDFGSIVCRPKPLCSVCPMQKFCKAAPKVLAQGWQVLEGRVVRHPQSKFEGSDRKIRGRIVDLLREKERTDINMLISGIQEPKTRVKKILRTLLRDGLITKKGSFYQLPA; translated from the coding sequence ATGAAAAAACAGGACTTTGTCGGAAAACTGATGGCATGGTATAGAAAAAACGGTCGTCATACGCTACCGTGGCGGCATACGCACGATCCCTATCATATTCTCGTTTCGGAGATCATGCTGCAGCAGACGCAGGTGGGACGGGTTGTCCCAAAATATCATACGTTTATAAAACAATTTCCGACTCTCAAAAAACTTGCCCGTGCATCCGGCGCATCGGTGCTCCGTGCGTGGCAGGGGATGGGGTTTAATAGAAGGGCGCTCTTTTTAAAAAAATGTGCTGAGGCGTGTGTTAAGGAGCATTATGGCAAAATCCCAGACACGTATGAATCCTTGCATAAATTATCGGGAATAGGGGACTACACTGCGCGCGCGGTTCTTTCTTTTGCATTCAAGAAACATGTTGCCCTCCAGGATACGAACATCCGGAGAATATTTTCACGGGTATACTTCGGCAAGAATCCATCCGCGGTTGCCGAGGAGCGTATAAGCAGTTTGATTTCTCGTGATTTGCCACACCATGATACAGCACTGTATCATGGTGCCCTCATGGATTTTGGCAGTATCGTATGCCGTCCAAAACCACTTTGCTCCGTCTGCCCCATGCAAAAATTCTGCAAGGCCGCTCCAAAGGTTCTTGCTCAAGGATGGCAGGTGCTTGAAGGGAGGGTAGTCCGCCATCCGCAGTCAAAATTTGAAGGATCTGATAGAAAGATCCGAGGGAGGATTGTTGATCTTTTGAGAGAGAAAGAACGCACGGATATCAATATGCTTATATCAGGCATTCAAGAGCCAAAGACACGTGTCAAAAAAATTCTGCGAACACTTCTACGTGACGGCCTGATAACAAAAAAGGGAAGCTTTTATCAGCTCCCCGCGTAA
- a CDS encoding rhodanese-like domain-containing protein, producing the protein MAITFNTITKEQLKERLDRGERIQIVDIRPYSAYFKEHIPKALHLPYDLVEERATEVLNYEEPIVLYGSDEKDVFTQRAAEILVSRKFDTRSLYLLAEGFIGWRGGGYFTASE; encoded by the coding sequence ATGGCCATAACATTTAATACCATCACAAAAGAGCAACTTAAAGAAAGGCTTGATCGGGGAGAGCGGATACAGATTGTGGATATCAGGCCTTATAGTGCATATTTCAAGGAACATATTCCCAAAGCGCTGCATCTTCCTTATGACCTCGTGGAGGAACGGGCAACGGAAGTTCTGAATTACGAAGAACCCATTGTTCTTTACGGATCGGACGAAAAAGATGTTTTTACCCAGCGAGCGGCCGAGATACTCGTTTCCCGCAAGTTTGATACCCGCTCTCTTTATCTTCTTGCCGAGGGGTTTATCGGCTGGAGGGGCGGAGGCTATTTTACGGCAAGCGAGTGA
- a CDS encoding lytic murein transglycosylase — MFQKLGISFIVLFISAWAPFYSFAQVVTPAPSTQVQIQTKSQEIADLEKEIAQYGNEIVGRQSKQRTLKNDIATLDAKIKKSLLEIRRLSLVIEGLLTDIKEHETAIASAEKIIGEKKNIIVTHLAALDAYDRLPRLAIFIANARFSDFLNALHALELVEGKIYEALMAVKEQKIDLEEEKISLEEDKVEHEQLKSLQIVQKETLAKQQNDKQYLLTVTKGEEKKFQEMVKLSKANVEKLKNEIYYLQRIGVTAEQAATLGVLVAGRIGIRPAFLIAILEIESRMGANVGKGTYLADMHPRDHEAFLQICRELGLDPNTTPVSKKPSYGWGGAMGPAQFLPTTWLGYRARVTSYTGRPANPWNIEDAFFAAAIKLGQDGASSKTTSGELAAAKAYIGGSPYCSKSICNYYANLAIEKAADIEKTL, encoded by the coding sequence ATGTTTCAAAAACTCGGCATAAGCTTCATAGTGCTCTTCATAAGCGCGTGGGCGCCTTTTTATTCTTTTGCACAGGTGGTCACGCCGGCTCCCAGCACCCAGGTCCAAATACAGACCAAATCTCAGGAGATTGCAGATCTTGAGAAAGAGATCGCCCAGTACGGAAATGAGATTGTAGGCCGGCAATCAAAGCAACGAACTCTCAAGAATGACATTGCCACGCTCGATGCAAAAATTAAAAAAAGTTTGCTTGAGATACGCAGGCTCTCGCTGGTGATTGAGGGACTTTTGACGGACATTAAAGAACACGAAACGGCCATCGCTAGTGCCGAGAAAATCATCGGGGAGAAAAAGAACATCATTGTAACGCATCTTGCGGCACTGGATGCGTACGACCGTCTGCCTCGGCTTGCCATTTTTATCGCGAATGCTCGTTTTTCTGATTTTTTGAACGCCCTTCATGCCCTAGAGCTCGTCGAGGGTAAGATTTATGAGGCGCTCATGGCCGTGAAGGAACAAAAAATAGATCTTGAGGAAGAAAAAATATCGCTTGAGGAAGACAAGGTCGAACACGAACAGCTGAAAAGCCTTCAAATTGTTCAAAAAGAAACTCTCGCAAAGCAGCAAAATGACAAGCAATATCTCCTTACGGTGACGAAAGGAGAAGAGAAAAAGTTTCAGGAGATGGTCAAACTCTCCAAGGCAAACGTTGAGAAGCTTAAAAACGAAATTTATTATCTGCAACGCATTGGGGTTACAGCAGAGCAAGCCGCTACTCTCGGAGTATTGGTTGCGGGTAGAATCGGTATCCGGCCGGCATTTCTTATTGCAATCTTGGAAATAGAATCGCGCATGGGCGCGAATGTGGGGAAGGGGACGTATTTAGCGGACATGCATCCAAGGGATCATGAAGCGTTTTTGCAGATCTGCCGGGAGCTTGGATTGGATCCGAACACTACCCCTGTTTCCAAAAAACCCAGCTATGGCTGGGGAGGGGCGATGGGTCCTGCGCAATTCTTGCCCACTACGTGGCTTGGGTATCGCGCTCGCGTAACTTCTTATACGGGGCGTCCTGCAAATCCATGGAACATTGAGGATGCGTTCTTTGCTGCCGCCATCAAGCTCGGGCAGGATGGCGCATCATCGAAAACCACTTCAGGAGAGCTTGCGGCCGCAAAGGCCTATATCGGCGGGAGTCCCTATTGCTCAAAATCCATTTGCAACTACTATGCGAATCTGGCCATTGAGAAGGCCGCAGACATTGAAAAAACTTTGTAA